The following is a genomic window from Pedobacter sp. KBS0701.
TTTTTGAAAAAGGAAATGGAATGGATGCCGCAGAACGGAAAGTCCGAAGGCGGAAGTCCGGAGTCCAAAGTCAAAGCACCGAAAAAAAGCAAGGCCGAAAAGAAATAGAACTCCTCTTATGTAAAGTATCAAGAGCAGCAAATCCATCTTGATACTTAATTCTAAATACTTGATACTATAACATAACATGCTTTTTACCGATACCCATACCCATTTATATTACGAGCAGGATGCCGAGAAACAGGCGCAGCTAATGGAACGTTGTTTTGAAAGCGATGTAAACCGTTTGTTTTTGCCCAATGTTGACGTGAAATCGATCACGATGATTGATGACCTGGTGGCAAAATACCCTGAAAATTGTTTTGCAATGGCCGGCCTGCATCCTTGTGATGTAAAGGAAGATTATCAGGCGCTATTGGATGAAATATATACAAGTATTGCCGGGCGGAAAATTTATGCCATTGGCGAAATCGGGATCGATTTATATTGGGATAAAACTACTTTAACTATCCAGCAAGATGCCTTCCACAAACAGATTGGCTGGGCAAAAGAGTTAGAGCTGCCGATTGTAATCCATTGCAGAGAAGCTTTTGATGAAGTTTTTGAAGTATTGGAAAGTGAACGTGATGAAAAATTGCGAGGTATATTCCATTGTTTCACCGGTAATTTGGCCCAGGCAAAACAAGCCATTGACCTTAATTTTTATTTAGGCATTGGTGGTGTGGTCACTTATAAAAAAGCGGGTTTGGACCTGGTATTGGCAGCTATTCCTTTGACTGATCTGGTTTTAGAAACCGATTCTCCCTACCTGGCACCGGTTCCTTTCCGTGGTAAACCTAACGAGAGCAGTTACCTGGTTTATATCGCACAAAAACTGGCTGATATTTATGGCGTTTCTATTGAAGAAATAGCGGATGTAACTACAGAAAATTCGAAAAAGATTTTTGGAGTCTAGGATTGAGTCCTCAGTCGGGTTTAGGTCGGTCGTCATTTCGACTGGAGCGTAGCGTAATGGAGAAATCTGCTGAGGTATCTCTAATGCAGGATAATGATATTATTGATTTCTTATATTGTAAAATATTGACTATAATTTTATTGTTTTGGTAAAAAATTAATGTTTTTTAGCTTTTTTATTGCTAATTTAAAAATATCGCCGAATCATTTATAAATTTTTAGTTTCTTTGCGCTGAGCAACCTTCACTAAACCAAATGACCAAAATACTTATAATTTATACCGGTGGTACCATCGGTATGGTTAACGATCCTACAAACGGGATGTTGATTCCGTTTGATTTCCAGCAGATAAAAGAAAACGTTCCGGAACTGGGCCGTTTAGATTACCAGTTAGATGTACACTCTTTCAATCCGGTTTTAGATTCATCAAACATGGATCCTGAAATATGGAAAACATTGGCCGAACTGGTTTACAATAAATATGACCAGTACGATGGCTTTGTGATTTTGCACGGTTCTGATACCATGGCTTTTACAGCTTCGGCACTGAGTTTCATGCTCGAAAACCTCGATAAACCTGTTGTTTTAACCGGTTCGCAATTGCCTATTGGCGAAATCAGGACTGATGCCAAAGAAAATTTAATTACTGCTTTAGAGATAGCTGCTACCAAAGAAGATGGTAAAGCATTATTTCCGGAGGTTTGCATTTATTTTGATGCACAATTGTTCAGGGGCAACCGTTCTATTAAATACAATAGCGAGAAGTTTGAAGCCTTCCGTTCGCCAAATTATCCGGTACTTGCAGAAGCTGGAGTACATTTACAGTTTCACAGAAATTATATTTTAAAAGCTACCGGCGGTGAATTAAAATTGCATACCAGTTTTAATTCGAATATTGGTGTGCTTAAATTATATCCGGGAATTACACCACAAGCCGTTCAGGCCATCACAGATTCTAAGGTTGATGCCATCATTTTAGAAACTTTTGGCTCAGGTAATACCTCCACTGCACAATGGTTTTTAGATAGTTTGCGCCAGGCCATTTTAAATGGAAAAATCATTATCGATATCTCTCAGTGTAAAAAAGGATCGGTGCAGCTTGGTCGCTATGAAACCAGTAGGGAATTGTTAAAAATGGGCATTGTAAGCGGTTACGATTTAACTTTTGAAGCTACCGTAACCAAACTGATGTTCGTAATGGGCTTGGGTTTATCAGTTGAAGAAAGCCGGAAATTGATGGATGAATCGTTGCGGGGAGAGCTAACAAAGGAATAATGTTTCCAGCGTTTATAATATTTTTTTTTAAGGAAATGAGCAGTTCCGCTCTTTTGGAGGTTTTTAGTCCCGCTCACGTTTCTGCCGATGAAGAATCGGCATCTCGCTTCGATCGGGTTTAGAGACAAAGGATAAGTACAATTGGCTAAACCTAGCAAAGTGCAGTATTTGGCATGATGTAAGGAACAGGCCTTTCGGTTATAAACCTGACAGTAGCGGCAGCTCCCGATTTTTTTATCGGGACTAAAGCGAATGGCAGGGCTTCACTGGCCAAGATCAACAAAAACGTTCGTTTTCAAATAAAAAGGATTAAGATTTAGCATTACTAAATTTAATATCTAGATAAGCTGTATCATGCACTACAATAAGTAAAACTTCTGCAATTATGACCAACATCATTTCGATTATAAGTATTTAGCCCTATTTTTGCTGTGAAAAGGGTGTAAGGCGAAAGGTTTAAGGCGTAAGGTTGTGTCTTGATACTCACTTCTCCATACTTGATACTCAACACCCCGATACTTATTAAACATGAAAATAGAACAGATATATACAGGTTGCCTGGCAGAAGCCGCTTATTACATAGAAAGTGATGGCGAAGCTGCAATTATTGATCCTTTAAGAGAAGTTGCGACGTATTTAAAGAAAGCAGAAAAAGCTGGTGCCACCATTAAATATATTTTCGAAACGCATTTTCATGCCGATTTTGTTTCCGGTCACGTAGATTTGGCAGAAAAATCGGGAGCTGAAATTATCTACGGTCCAACTGCCAAAACTGAATTTAAATCGCATATCGCCAAAGATGGCGAACAATTTAGAATCGGTAAGTTAACCATAACTGCATTACATACCCCTGGGCATACCTTAGAATCGACTACTTATCTCTTAACTGATGAAAATGGTAAAGACCATTGTATTTTTAGTGGTGATACTTTGTTTATCGGTGATGTAGGCCGTCCGGATTTAGCGCAAAAAGGAAATTTAACAATGGATGATTTGGCCGGAATGCTTTACGATTCGTTAAATGAAAAGATAAAACCCTTAGCTGATGATGTAGTTGTTTACCCGGCTCACGGCGCTGGTTCGGCCTGTGGTAAGAGCATGAGTAAAGAAACGTTTGACACTTTAGGCCATCAGAAACAGGTTAATTATGCTTTAAAGGCGGAAACGAAAGAACAGTTTATTGCCGAAGTAACGGATGGTATTATGCCACCTCCTCAATATTTTGCTAAAAATGCCGCGATTAATAAAGGTGGGGTTGAAAGCATTGATGATGTTTACGAAAAAGGACTAAATGCCTTAACTCCTCAACAATTTGAAGATCTGGCCAACCAAACTGGTGCAATTATGCTCGATACCCGCGATCCGCAGCTTTTCGCAAAAGGTTTTATCCCAAATTCGATCAATATTGGTTTAAACGGTCAGTTTGCACCATGGGTTGGGGCTTTGATTACCGATTTACAACAACCGATTTTATTAATTGCCGACCAGGGCAAAGAAGAAGAAACGATTACCCGTTTAACCCGTGTAGGGTATGATAGTACCATTGGTTATTTGGATGGCGGTTTCGAAAACTGGACAGCTACCGGCAAAGAAATCGATACCATTGAATCTATTTCGGCAGAAGCTTTTGAGCAGGCGGCATCAAATGATGAAATTACGGCGCTTGATGTGCGTAAACCAGGTGAATATGAATCAGAACATTTAGAATTTACGCTTAGCCGTCCATTGGATTTTATTAACGAATGGACTGGTGAGATTAATCCGAAAGCGACCTATTATATTCATTGTGCAGGTGGTTATCGCTCCATGATTGCGGCTTCTATTTTAAAATCGCGTGGAGTAGAAAATGTAATTGATATAGCTGGGGGTTATGGTGCGATAAAAAATACCGGTTTAAAAAGAACCGATTTCGCCTGCCCAAGTAAAGCAATGAAAGTATAAAATTAAAAGAGATCGTCATTTCGAGCGGAACGCAGTGCAGCCGAGGAATCTATTTAAACGGATCTCTCCATTCCGCGATGCTCCATCCGATAGCTATTGGATCGAGATGACGACCACTCTTAAAAGCGAATTAAAAAATTTGGATGTCAGACAATCAAAATCATTACGACGTATTAATTATAGGTGCCGGCCCGATAGGGATGGCTTGTGCAATTGAAGCCAAAAAAGCAAATCTAAGCTATGTCATTATAGAAAAAGGCGCTTTGGTGAACAGTTTGTTTAACTATCCGGTATTTATGACATTCTTTTCTACCTCGCAAAAGTTAGAGATAGGGGGCGTACCTTTTGTAACCATCAGCCCGAAGCCAAATCGTAACGAAGCCGTAGAATATTATAGACGTGTTGCCGAAAAATTTGATTTAAACATCCATCTTTTCGAAAGGGTAGAACAGGTGTTTAAGAATGATAATAATCTTTTCGAAATCAAGACTGCTAAAGCCAATTATGTGGCTGGTAATGTGATTGTGGCCACAGGATTTTACGATGTACCTTTATTAATGAATGTACCAGGTGAAGACCTGCCCAAAGTGACCCATTATTATAAAGATCCACACTTATATGCCTTCCAAAATGTAGTGGTGGTTGGTGCCAATAACTCGGGTGTTGACGCCGCTTTAGAAACTTATCGCAAAGGTGCCAATGTAACCATGGTGGTGAGGAGTGGTGAACTTGGTCCCCATGTTAAATATTGGGTTCGCCCTGATATACAGAACAGGATTAAAGAAGGTGAAGTTACTGCCCTTTTCGATTCTGAACTTGTTGAAATAAGGGAAGGTGAAGTGGATATCAAAACACCGGAAGGGATAAGAACCATTCCAAATGATTTTGTAATTGCCATGACGGGCTATCAGCCAGACTTTTCGATGTTAAGAAAATTCGGTATCAACCTGCCTGAAAGCCTTTGTCCATCCTACAACGAAGAAACCATGGAAACCAACGTAAAGGGTTTGTACCTGGCTGGTGTAGTTTGCGGTGGATTAGATACGCACAAACTGTTTATCGAAAACTCGAGAGTACATGCGGAAATGATTGTGAAGAATATTTTGGGTTAGTGTCTTACGAAGTTTATCCGGGAGATTAGTGATGGAATAACTTCTTAAGTCTGTACTAAATTCCTGAAATCATTTTCTTCGATTTCCCATATTTATAAGCTACGGATAACATCATGATCACTACTGCGATCTGCAGTATAAGTACAGCTTTAGATACGATTGTTAAAATAATGAAGTTTTGTTTGAATTGATGGATTTTGGGTTGAGCAGACAATGGAGGATAAATGGTCCAGCCGTTATTATTGTATGGATTAAAAAATGGCAAAAGCTGTACCGCCAATGATGCCAGGACGATTAAAATAAAGCCTAAAAAGAAAATAAATGAACGCTGAATCTTTCTGCGAAATGAATATTTAAGTTCTTTAAAATAATAAACAAAAAAGGAAATAATGATAAAACAGGATATCCATGCATGTCCTGTTTTAATAACGAAATAAGTGTCATGAAGGTTGATATCCTGGTCAAAATTTCCTAATAATACGATGAACATATAATATGATACTACTGCACAGCCTAAAAGCCATGCTATTTCAAGCAGTATAGGTTTGATTTCCATGATGAGAAAGATTTAGATAAGCTTTATGTATAGTTGTATTAATTAGGCCGATCGTCATCTCGACTCAAGCGCAGCGAAATGGAGAGATCTATTTAAACAGATTTTGCTTCGCAGAGCCTTCGGGTTCTCGACTCCGTTGCACTCCGATCGAAATGACGACCACTCTTTTAGAATTATAAATCATTATCAATAAACAGGAACCTTCAGTCTACTCTCTACAAAACTTTCAATAGCTTTTTCCACTCCTGGCAAATCCTTCGAAGTAATATAAGATCCCATTACATGGTTACCTGCATTGGGTATTGCTACTTTTCTCTTTAAATTATTAGGAGTACCCAATTCATCGAACATTTTCAGCATGGCATCTACCCGTACTACAGGATCCTGTTCCAGCTCATTTTTATAATAATAAAGCAGTAAAACAGGTTGTTTTACCTTTTTAAAGGTTGGTTTGAGCATGCTGCTTTCTATAAATTCTTCCAGTTCTACCAGCGATTCGAGTCGATAATTGGTGTACCAGTATT
Proteins encoded in this region:
- a CDS encoding TatD family hydrolase, yielding MLFTDTHTHLYYEQDAEKQAQLMERCFESDVNRLFLPNVDVKSITMIDDLVAKYPENCFAMAGLHPCDVKEDYQALLDEIYTSIAGRKIYAIGEIGIDLYWDKTTLTIQQDAFHKQIGWAKELELPIVIHCREAFDEVFEVLESERDEKLRGIFHCFTGNLAQAKQAIDLNFYLGIGGVVTYKKAGLDLVLAAIPLTDLVLETDSPYLAPVPFRGKPNESSYLVYIAQKLADIYGVSIEEIADVTTENSKKIFGV
- a CDS encoding asparaginase, coding for MTKILIIYTGGTIGMVNDPTNGMLIPFDFQQIKENVPELGRLDYQLDVHSFNPVLDSSNMDPEIWKTLAELVYNKYDQYDGFVILHGSDTMAFTASALSFMLENLDKPVVLTGSQLPIGEIRTDAKENLITALEIAATKEDGKALFPEVCIYFDAQLFRGNRSIKYNSEKFEAFRSPNYPVLAEAGVHLQFHRNYILKATGGELKLHTSFNSNIGVLKLYPGITPQAVQAITDSKVDAIILETFGSGNTSTAQWFLDSLRQAILNGKIIIDISQCKKGSVQLGRYETSRELLKMGIVSGYDLTFEATVTKLMFVMGLGLSVEESRKLMDESLRGELTKE
- a CDS encoding rhodanese-like domain-containing protein is translated as MKIEQIYTGCLAEAAYYIESDGEAAIIDPLREVATYLKKAEKAGATIKYIFETHFHADFVSGHVDLAEKSGAEIIYGPTAKTEFKSHIAKDGEQFRIGKLTITALHTPGHTLESTTYLLTDENGKDHCIFSGDTLFIGDVGRPDLAQKGNLTMDDLAGMLYDSLNEKIKPLADDVVVYPAHGAGSACGKSMSKETFDTLGHQKQVNYALKAETKEQFIAEVTDGIMPPPQYFAKNAAINKGGVESIDDVYEKGLNALTPQQFEDLANQTGAIMLDTRDPQLFAKGFIPNSINIGLNGQFAPWVGALITDLQQPILLIADQGKEEETITRLTRVGYDSTIGYLDGGFENWTATGKEIDTIESISAEAFEQAASNDEITALDVRKPGEYESEHLEFTLSRPLDFINEWTGEINPKATYYIHCAGGYRSMIAASILKSRGVENVIDIAGGYGAIKNTGLKRTDFACPSKAMKV
- a CDS encoding YpdA family putative bacillithiol disulfide reductase, which codes for MSDNQNHYDVLIIGAGPIGMACAIEAKKANLSYVIIEKGALVNSLFNYPVFMTFFSTSQKLEIGGVPFVTISPKPNRNEAVEYYRRVAEKFDLNIHLFERVEQVFKNDNNLFEIKTAKANYVAGNVIVATGFYDVPLLMNVPGEDLPKVTHYYKDPHLYAFQNVVVVGANNSGVDAALETYRKGANVTMVVRSGELGPHVKYWVRPDIQNRIKEGEVTALFDSELVEIREGEVDIKTPEGIRTIPNDFVIAMTGYQPDFSMLRKFGINLPESLCPSYNEETMETNVKGLYLAGVVCGGLDTHKLFIENSRVHAEMIVKNILG